The bacterium genome contains the following window.
AACGAGAAGTGCTGCAATAAATGGTAATATTGTAGGAAAAGCTCTGCCGCGCATTGTCAAACCCCCTATAGCAGGCATACACAAGATCGTAAAGCTGATACCCTGCCAACCGGGCGTTCAAACATGTCACAAGCTCAACAAACAAACTGCTGAGATACAGCAAAGGCCGGGGTTTTGAACCTCGGCCCAGTAAGTAGACTAATTTGAATGTCGGAAACTATTGAGTTTTGTAGTGCCTGAGTACGTTATTGGCGACATCCGGGCGGTTTGTGGTGATCCCATTCACACCCGCGTCAATCATGCGCTTCATTTCGAGTGGATTGTCCACAGTCCAGACATAGGTCTTCAGACCTGCAGATCTTATCGCGTCGACAAGAGGCTTATCCACTGCCTTGAACCCGAGGTCCACACCGTCGAGACAATGCTCTTTGACCAGCTTTATGATGGCGGCGCTGTCATATTGCGGCTTGGAGCAGAGCCAATAAACCGGGATGGTCGGTATAATCTTCTTGAAGGCGGTTATGACATCGATATCGAAACCTATGATATGCACAATGTCCTGCTTGCCGCTGGACTTGATTGCATCACACAGGACCGGCAGCACATCCTGGCCGCACTTGATCTCAATAAAGATAATCCGGTCTTTGGGCTGAGCAGCGAGCACTTCTTCAACAAACGGGATTTTCTCACCGGCAAATTTTTTGTCCTTGTGGCTGCCGACATCCACTGTGCGCAGAACCGCGGAATCAGTGGATGGAATTGAGTAATCTTTGTCTGAGACTCTGGCTGTGTCGGCATCATGAATGACCATTGCCCTGCCATCTTTTGATCGCTGGATATCCAGCTCTATACCGTCCGCCCAATTCCAGCCGAGCTCAAATGAAGCCATAGTGTTTTCAGGCGCAGCATATGAAGCGCCTCTGTGCGCAATTATTGTAATTGGATTTGCAGACACATCAATGCCTCCCAGGCTCAAAATAAACACGACAACATATGCAGCGAATCCGCGCATAAATTGAGGTCCTTTCTTTGGGGTATAAAGTTATTACTTTTCTGAACTAATCTCAGTTGCGGTATGCCAGCGGCTTAACTGCTGCAGTCTTGCTTCGAGGTGATCGGTTCCCCTGACGCGTGAGGCATGCCCATCTGCAAAGAGAGTATTGGAGTAAGCAACACAGTTATCAGGCGTCTGGTCGCCGAGATGCCAGAGGCATAAGTCCCCGATAACTGCTTTTTTTGTCGGATATGTAATGCACTTATATGGCGCTCCCACCCGCTGCTTGCCGGAGGTGCCTGCCAGCAACGGCGAGAGTGATGTCCACGGCACCGCTACATTTGAATGGGTCCAATCTTCTTGCACGGACGCGTAGTATTCATAGCTGCTGCCGGTCGATCTCCAGACGGGCATACCTTTCTGGATGCCGTAAGCACATATGTTATTGTCCGTCACACCTGTGTCGCTGGGACAGCGGAAAACGCCCGCATTGGCGTAGACCTTCTTCCCGTTGACTTTTTCCCAGAACATTCCGCTGGTCACATAAGGTTGAAGAAGTTCCTGCAGAGTGTGGCGATTTCTAGTTTGCCAGTAATCAGGGGACCCAAAGCTTACAGCGGAGGGGAAGCGATCTCCGTAATCGTCCATGTACATGCGCAGACCCGCGCCGATCTGCCTCATGTTCGACAGACACTCAGAGATTTTCGCAGTTTCTTTCGACTTAGTTAAGACGGGAAACAGGATTGTCCCGAGGACGGCGACAACCATCATTACCACAAGCAGTTCCACAAGCGTAAAACCGCGTGCAGTTCTTTTTAATAATTCTTTGCTATTCACACTTCCCACTTGCATTGTCTAGCCTTTCGCATGCCGGTGCCCACCCGCACTGCGACAAGCATGACCTGCCTATATACGCATATTACATTACTTTTTGCCAGCAGTCAACGGGTATTACTGCCCATAGTGAAAAAAATAATTGCAATAGCGTTATAGCAGTAAGTCTGTCCTGTTCTTTATTCGCAAGTCGCAGTGTGCAGCCGCCTAACCCGCATTATTCACGAAGATCGTGAATGATGCTCTCGGAGCCCCGGATTATGCGGGAAACGCATAATCCTGACTAAGCGGGATTTTTCAAAGATCAGCGAATTACACCCATATTATCAGCAAAATGCAGGCTGTTCTTTATGTGATGTTGAGCTTGACACTGACTTAACCTATTCATATAATGGACTCAACTACTTAAATTTGAAATTCAGTTGTAAATCGAATGTCCACGCGAACTGATCCCACGAAGGCCGATAATGAGGTTGTGTTGAGTTGGAATGTGCATCTTGCCAGGCAATATCCCACGAAGCTGGCGATTCTGGCAGGACTGACCGCATTCGTGTCGATTGCCGCATATTGGTGGATCGGGGCTTTGGCGGTCGCGGCGGTGGCGGTTGTGATGATCGCAGGATTTGCGGACTTTGTCTTCCCCATAAACTACGTTCTCACGCATGAGAGCGCTTTATGCCGCACCAAGTTCAAGCAGAGTGAGATAAAGTGGGAAAATGTCCGGCACTGTTATCTCGATAATCTGGGCGTTAAGCTCAGTCCACTGGACCGGCAATCGCGCTTGGAGGCGTTCAGAGGAGTATATCTACGGTTCGCTGATAATAGAAATGACGTGATCGACGCTGTGAAGGCTTTACGGGTGAAAGATGCCGCTTGAAATAAGTTTGCCTCTCAGCGAGGAAGAACGTGACTCGCTGATTAACTCCATATCGGAAAAGATCGTCTCAAGGCGGTTGGAGGCTCCGGCTGTGCTCTTTCTGGAGACACACAAGCCGCTCTCGTTTATCGCCAGCCAGGCTGCGCTTGTGGCGATGCCTTTTCTGGGACCGCTGGTCGGAGCAAAAGGAATGGCGGATCTGAGCAGACTGCTTGCGGACCGGCATAATGTTGACCTGCTTATCGATCGCATCGAGGAGATGAGTCTGGAAGCCGGGCAGTCACAAAGTCAAGAGGTTGAAGAGTCAAAAAGTTAGAAAACAGGGTCAATAAACCAAAGAGTTGCCGATGCTGTCCACTCTTGGATAGGAAATACAATGGGCGATTACGCAAACAAAGCGGTATATGTCGTCGAAGGGTTACTCTGCTTCTTTATACTATATAAGATTTTCTCAGCGCGGCTGGGACGTGAACTGTATATAAGACGAATAGCGGGCTTATCGGCGCTGGACGAAGCCGTCGGGCGCGCGACCGAGATGGGTAAGCCGATGCTTTTCGTGCCTGGGTTGAGCGGGCTGGACATAATAGGCCTGCAGGCAATGTCGGTCCTCTCGCATGTCACAAAGCATGCGGCAAAATACGGCACGCGGGTGATTGTTCCACTTGCGGATGCAGTGCTATATACCGTTGCCGAAGAGGTGGTAAAGGATGCCTATGCTGATGCAGGCAGACCTGAGATGTTCGACATCGATGACATCAGATACCTCTCGGGACGGCAGTTTGCCTGGGCATCGGGAGTAATTGGAATAATCTACCGCGAACAGATCGCCACAGTTTTCTACTTCGGGTACTTTGCCGCCGAAGCCCTGGTTTTAACCGAAAACGGCCAGCAGGCCGGAGCGATTCAGATAGCGGGCACGACCGAGACGACACAGGTGCCGTTTTTGCTGGCTTCATGTGATTACACGATCATCGGTGACGAGTATTACGCCACAAGCGCATATCTTTCGAGGGAACCGACACTGTTGGGCAGCCTTGTGGGTCAGGACTGGGGCAAAATACTCATTATTGCGATAATAATACTTGGCTCAATCACAGCCACACTCGCTCTCACCATGCCGGGCAACGCGATTGCACACTTCCTGCAATGCCACTTCTTCAAATTCTTTGGCGGAGGGCTCTAAAATAAAAAATTCCCTGTTTGCAAGGAAGTACGAGCCGGGCTCACTAATTTCATACTTAATGGTCGGGATAATACACACCCGATCTAGACGTATACACAAGTGTTGCAATTGATAATGGATACGCAACCTATGAAGTGAAGTAAGGATTATACATGGGCGATTATGCAAATGGAGCGGTCTATATAGTCGAAGGACTGCTCACGTTCTTCATTCTGTTCAAAATACTCTCCGCTCGGCGCGGACGGGAGCTTTTTATCAGGCGAATACCGGGATTGTCTGTTCTGGATGAAGCGGTTGGGCGAGCAACTGAGATGGGACGTCCAATGCTGTATGTGCCCGGCCTATGCGGGCTGGATATAGTGGGGCTTCAATCCATGGCGGTCCTTTCGCATGTCACCAAGCATGCCGCCAAATACGGCACGCGGGTAATCGTTCCGCTTTATGACGCGGTGCTCTATACTGTTGCGGAAGAAGTCTCCAAAGATGCATATACGGCAGAAGGCAAGCCGGAACAGTTTAACCCGGACGACGTCAGATATCTCTCGGGGCGACAGTTTGCATATGCATCTGGAGTTATAGGGACGATGTATCGTGAGAAAGTCGCCACGATCTTCTATTGCGGGAGTTTTGCCGCAGAAGCCCTGGTAATGTCGGAAAACGGCCATAATGCGGGCGCAATCCAGATAGCGAGCCTGGCCGGGACCGTTCAAATCCCATTTTTCCTTGCCTCTTGTGATTACACGATATTCGGCGAAGAATATTATGCTGCAAGCGCATACCTCTCAAGAGAACCTACTCTGCTGGGTTCTCTGGTCGGCCAGGACTGGGGCAAGCTCGTTATAGTAGGCATAATCATACTCGGTGCAATCACCGTCACGGTTTCTCAAGTTGTTCCGGGCAATCCGGTGGTCGAGTTTTTGCAACACAATTTCTTTAGGTTTTTCTGCAAAGGACTATAGATAGATGCATGGCAGTTTGAT
Protein-coding sequences here:
- a CDS encoding glycerophosphodiester phosphodiesterase; this encodes MRGFAAYVVVFILSLGGIDVSANPITIIAHRGASYAAPENTMASFELGWNWADGIELDIQRSKDGRAMVIHDADTARVSDKDYSIPSTDSAVLRTVDVGSHKDKKFAGEKIPFVEEVLAAQPKDRIIFIEIKCGQDVLPVLCDAIKSSGKQDIVHIIGFDIDVITAFKKIIPTIPVYWLCSKPQYDSAAIIKLVKEHCLDGVDLGFKAVDKPLVDAIRSAGLKTYVWTVDNPLEMKRMIDAGVNGITTNRPDVANNVLRHYKTQ
- a CDS encoding DUF1559 domain-containing protein, giving the protein MNSKELLKRTARGFTLVELLVVMMVVAVLGTILFPVLTKSKETAKISECLSNMRQIGAGLRMYMDDYGDRFPSAVSFGSPDYWQTRNRHTLQELLQPYVTSGMFWEKVNGKKVYANAGVFRCPSDTGVTDNNICAYGIQKGMPVWRSTGSSYEYYASVQEDWTHSNVAVPWTSLSPLLAGTSGKQRVGAPYKCITYPTKKAVIGDLCLWHLGDQTPDNCVAYSNTLFADGHASRVRGTDHLEARLQQLSRWHTATEISSEK